The Linepithema humile isolate Giens D197 chromosome 2, Lhum_UNIL_v1.0, whole genome shotgun sequence genome has a segment encoding these proteins:
- the LOC136998125 gene encoding facilitated trehalose transporter Tret1-like, with protein sequence MDRETEEKNTRKVQWPQWIAGIGVTLLLLQMGMMVAWSSPYIAHLTSPESQIPITMDMASWVVSLINLGRPIGAVSGAVAVNYLGSKSTILITSLPIALCWLFTIVANRVEWLYVARFLGGISMGKTYSSFSLYLGEIADPTIRGALIVLAMSGLSIGTLVMCIMGAYLNMKISAGIALAFCIILTVIFIWLPESPHHLVKVGMEKKAQASILWYHRNCDVKSELHTLKKFLETNNSLPYVEVLRNLKYPHIWKALILVSVLFMYSQMCGIVSVMYYMETILRKAQVTVVEPAVVVIISTSTAIVSSLISMLLIDKFGRRIMMIVSSSTVALSMICLSTGFQLLDAGYDPADLQGLPIFSMIFFQITIFIGVLSMPTTILGEIFPPHIKCVAGCFSSIMAGLFAFICSSTYQPLINLLTEKYVFYIYALLLITAVPFTLFCMPETKGKTLQQIQKDLCRNECVYRIVPTNSLRETHGGR encoded by the exons ATGGATCGTGAGACAGAAGAGAAAAATACCAGAAAAGTTCAATGGCCTCAATGGATTGCCGGTATTGGAG TCACTCTGCTGCTACTACAAATGGGAATGATGGTGGCTTGGAGCTCGCCGTATATCGCTCATCTAACTTCGCCCGAATCCCAGATTCCCATAACAATGGACATGGCATCCTGGGTAGTTTCGCTTATAAACCTAGGCAGACCAATTGGCGCCGTTTCTGGTGCTGTCGCCGTCAACTACCTCGGGAGTAAAAGTACGATCCTCATCACCAGTTTACCGATAGCACTCTGTTGGCTCTTTACAATCGTGGCTAATCGAGTGGAATGGCTGTACGTGGCAAGGTTTCTCGGCGGTATCAGTATGGGAAAGACGTACAGCAGCTTTTCGCTTTATCTAGGCGAAATTGCGGATCCTACCATCCGAGGGGCTCTAATTGTTTTAG CAATGAGCGGATTGTCGATAGGTACCCTCGTGATGTGCATCATGGGCGCATATTTGAACATGAAGATCTCTGCCGGCATAGCCCTTGCCTTCTGCATTATATTGACGGTCATTTTCATCTGGTTGCCGGAATCGCCGCATCATCTCGTCAAAGTTGGAATGGAGAAAAAAGCGCAAGCATCGATACTCTGGTATCATCGCAACTGCGACGTGAAATCGGAATTGCACACCCTGAAGAAATTTCTCGAGACAAATAACAGTCTACCTTACGTGGAAGTTCTCAGGAACTTGAAGTACCCGCATATCTGGAAAGCGTTGATTCTCGTATCTGTGCTCTTCATGTACAGTCAGATGTGTGGTATAGTCAGTGTCATGTATTACATGGAGACTATTCTGCGAAAAGCACAAGTGACCGTCGTCGAACCGGCAGTGGTCGTGATCATCAGCACTTCTACCGCGATCGTCAGCTCTCTGATCTCCATGCTTCTAATCGACAAATTTGGCAGACGTATCATGATGATCGTTTCCAGCTCAACCGTCGCGCTTTCGATGATCTGCCTGAGCACGGGGTTTCAACTTCTCGACGCAGGCTACGATCCCGCCGATCTTCAGGGTCTGCCGATCTTCTCGATGATATTCTTCCAGATTACCATCTTCATCGGCGTCCTCTCGATGCCCACCACAATACTGGGCGAGATCTTTCCGCCGCACATCAAGTGCGTGGCCGGTTGTTTCAGCAGTATCATGGCCGGACTCTTCGCCTTTATCTGCTCATCGACTTATCAGCCTTTGATAAATTTGCTCACGGAAAAATATGTGTTCTACATCTACGCCCTGCTGCTGATAACGGCAGTACCGTTCACGCTGTTTTGCATGCCCGAAACCAAGGGCAAGACATTGCAGCAGATCCAGAAAGATCTGTGTCGAAACGAGTGCGTTTATCGAATTGTTCCGACGAATAGTTTACGAGAAACTCATGGTGGACGATAA
- the LOC105677374 gene encoding facilitated trehalose transporter Tret1-like isoform X1, which yields MFEALLRLWPQWLVAAIVTLLCISIGLAVGWTSPYLAQLTGEDPPFPVTHEQASWIASLLPLGRLFGAAIGSLFVEYLGSKMSVLLTGLPMIVAWICITCANSATWLYISRILSGVSMGMIFSCYPLYIGEISAPSIRGALVGLIINGMPLGILFGNIMGPNLSMMCFGIVSLTLTLCYMGIFPFVPQSPHYFIRRNDIKKAEKAIQWYHRKSDLRSELEAVERFVKSTYAMTIRERLEQIKEPKNRRAFVIIILLFMFMQLSGLNTVIYYMEIIVRKAMITSITPSSVVIIVNATGIIFGWLGAYAIDRCGRRILLAISSSGVIVGMWLLSLHFLLLDYDYDPGDLEWLPILSLLIFMLMCFGLVPVPSTMLSELFPSDLKSAAGFVASITSAIFAFISTKSYQPLADIIGDQYIFLIYVAIMVICVAYSLTLVPETKGKTLQEIQDMMAAGSATERSQQESHVEN from the exons ATGTTCGAGGCTCTGCTCCGATTATGGCCTCAATGGCTCGTTGCCGCAATAG TGACTCTGTTATGCATCAGTATCGGTCTCGCGGTCGGTTGGACATCGCCTTACTTGGCGCAATTAACCGGCGAGGACCCACCGTTTCCCGTAACGCACGAACAAGCGTCTTGGATAGCCTCTCTCTTGCCGCTCGGACGTCTCTTCGGCGCAGCCATCGGTTCTCTCTTCGTAGAATACCTCGGCAGCAAGATGTCTGTTCTGCTAACGGGATTGCCGATGATAGTTGCATGGATTTGCATAACTTGCGCCAATTCCGCCACGTGGCTGTACATTTCCAGAATACTGTCGG GTGTATCAATGGGAATGATATTCAGCTGCTATCCACTTTATATCGGCGAAATTTCGGCGCCATCGATTCGCGGAGCCTTAGTAGGTCTAATTATCAACGGAATGCCTCTGGGCATATTGTTCGGCAACATAATGGGCCCCAATTTATCAATGATGTGCTTCGGAATCGTTAGTCTAACACTAACATTATGCTACATGGGTATCTTTCCGTTCGTGCCGCAGTCGCCGCATTACTTTATACGACgcaatgatattaaaaa AGCGGAGAAAGCTATTCAATGGTACCATCGAAAATCCGACTTAAGAAGTGAATTAGAAGCCGTGGAACGTTTCGTAAAGTCAACGTATGCAATGACTATAAGAGAACGATTGGAACAAATAAAGGAGCCGAAGAACCGCCGTGctttcgtaataataattctgctGTTCATGTTTATGCAACTCAGTGGATTGAACACCGTTATATATTACATGGAGATTATTGTAAGAAAAGCGATGATTACATCGATTACACCTTCGTCCGTAGTGATTATCGTCAATGCGACTG GTATCATTTTCGGATGGCTTGGCGCATACGCCATCGATCGCTGCGGCCGTAGAATCCTATTGGCGATCTCATCCTCCGGCGTCATAGTCGGCATGTGGTTGTTGAGTCTACATTTTTTGCTACTAGACTACGACTACGATCCCGGTGATCTCGAGTGGCTGCCCATTCTATCGTTGCTGATATTCATGCTAATGTGCTTTGGTCTCGTGCCGGTGCCCAGTACGATGCTGAGCGAATTGTTTCCGTCAGATCTGAAAAGTGCAGCTGGATTTGTCGCCAGCATCACGTCGGCGATATTCGCATTTATCTCCACTAAGTCATATCAACCGCTGGCGGATATCATAGGCGATCAGtatattttcttgatatatgTGGCGATTATGGTAATCTGTGTGGCGTACTCGCTCACTTTGGTGCCGGAGACGAAAGGAAAAACATTACAG GAAATTCAAGATATGATGGCCGCGGGAAGTGCTACTGAAAGGTCGCAACAAGAAAGCCATGTCGAAAACTGA
- the LOC105677374 gene encoding facilitated trehalose transporter Tret1-like isoform X2: MASMARCRNSIGLAVGWTSPYLAQLTGEDPPFPVTHEQASWIASLLPLGRLFGAAIGSLFVEYLGSKMSVLLTGLPMIVAWICITCANSATWLYISRILSGVSMGMIFSCYPLYIGEISAPSIRGALVGLIINGMPLGILFGNIMGPNLSMMCFGIVSLTLTLCYMGIFPFVPQSPHYFIRRNDIKKAEKAIQWYHRKSDLRSELEAVERFVKSTYAMTIRERLEQIKEPKNRRAFVIIILLFMFMQLSGLNTVIYYMEIIVRKAMITSITPSSVVIIVNATGIIFGWLGAYAIDRCGRRILLAISSSGVIVGMWLLSLHFLLLDYDYDPGDLEWLPILSLLIFMLMCFGLVPVPSTMLSELFPSDLKSAAGFVASITSAIFAFISTKSYQPLADIIGDQYIFLIYVAIMVICVAYSLTLVPETKGKTLQEIQDMMAAGSATERSQQESHVEN; the protein is encoded by the exons ATGGCCTCAATGGCTCGTTGCCGCAATAG TATCGGTCTCGCGGTCGGTTGGACATCGCCTTACTTGGCGCAATTAACCGGCGAGGACCCACCGTTTCCCGTAACGCACGAACAAGCGTCTTGGATAGCCTCTCTCTTGCCGCTCGGACGTCTCTTCGGCGCAGCCATCGGTTCTCTCTTCGTAGAATACCTCGGCAGCAAGATGTCTGTTCTGCTAACGGGATTGCCGATGATAGTTGCATGGATTTGCATAACTTGCGCCAATTCCGCCACGTGGCTGTACATTTCCAGAATACTGTCGG GTGTATCAATGGGAATGATATTCAGCTGCTATCCACTTTATATCGGCGAAATTTCGGCGCCATCGATTCGCGGAGCCTTAGTAGGTCTAATTATCAACGGAATGCCTCTGGGCATATTGTTCGGCAACATAATGGGCCCCAATTTATCAATGATGTGCTTCGGAATCGTTAGTCTAACACTAACATTATGCTACATGGGTATCTTTCCGTTCGTGCCGCAGTCGCCGCATTACTTTATACGACgcaatgatattaaaaa AGCGGAGAAAGCTATTCAATGGTACCATCGAAAATCCGACTTAAGAAGTGAATTAGAAGCCGTGGAACGTTTCGTAAAGTCAACGTATGCAATGACTATAAGAGAACGATTGGAACAAATAAAGGAGCCGAAGAACCGCCGTGctttcgtaataataattctgctGTTCATGTTTATGCAACTCAGTGGATTGAACACCGTTATATATTACATGGAGATTATTGTAAGAAAAGCGATGATTACATCGATTACACCTTCGTCCGTAGTGATTATCGTCAATGCGACTG GTATCATTTTCGGATGGCTTGGCGCATACGCCATCGATCGCTGCGGCCGTAGAATCCTATTGGCGATCTCATCCTCCGGCGTCATAGTCGGCATGTGGTTGTTGAGTCTACATTTTTTGCTACTAGACTACGACTACGATCCCGGTGATCTCGAGTGGCTGCCCATTCTATCGTTGCTGATATTCATGCTAATGTGCTTTGGTCTCGTGCCGGTGCCCAGTACGATGCTGAGCGAATTGTTTCCGTCAGATCTGAAAAGTGCAGCTGGATTTGTCGCCAGCATCACGTCGGCGATATTCGCATTTATCTCCACTAAGTCATATCAACCGCTGGCGGATATCATAGGCGATCAGtatattttcttgatatatgTGGCGATTATGGTAATCTGTGTGGCGTACTCGCTCACTTTGGTGCCGGAGACGAAAGGAAAAACATTACAG GAAATTCAAGATATGATGGCCGCGGGAAGTGCTACTGAAAGGTCGCAACAAGAAAGCCATGTCGAAAACTGA
- the LOC105677471 gene encoding facilitated trehalose transporter Tret1-like codes for MSRRFSNRINTLLYPTEAQSKTTREQIIMDHETEKEKVKKIKWPQWIAGTGVTLLLLQIGMMSSWSSPYVAQLTSPGSQIPMTMDMASWVVSLINLGRLFGAVSGAVAVNYLGTKTTILVTSLPIALCWLFTIVANRVEWLYAARFLGGVSLGKIYSSFSLYLGEIADPTIRGALVVLAMGGLSIGNLIMGIMGAYLSLEISASVALVFCIILMIIFIWLPESPYHLVKIKAENRARASILWYHRDCDVEFELQSLKKFIETNNSLPFIDVVKEFRYTHIWKAQMLVFVLFVYSQLSGMNNVMFYMETILRNAQVTAIEPAVVVIISTAAGIVSSMISMFLIDKYGRRIMMLVACFNSAVSMIGLSTTFQLLDAGYADIQGLPIFSMIFFQVATFMGVLSIPTAILGEIFPPHIKCVAGCFGSIVAGVFAFLSTSTYQPLIHLVTEKYVYYIYSLLLMTAVPFTIFCMPETKGKSLQQIQEDLTKKG; via the exons ATGTCTCGACGATTCTCCAATAGAATAAATACTCTGTTATATCCCACAGAAGCTCAGTCGAAAACGACCCGCGAACAGATCATCATGGATCATgagacagagaaagaaaaagtgaaaaaaattaagtggCCGCAATGGATTGCTGGTACCGGAG tcACTCTTCTACTGCTGCAAATAGGAATGATGTCGTCTTGGAGCTCACCGTACGTTGCCCAACTGACTTCGCCCGGTTCCCAGATACCTATGACAATGGACATGGCATCGTGGGTAGTTTCGCTTATAAACCTAGGCAGACTATTTGGCGCCGTTTCTGGAGCCGTCGCCGTCAACTACCTCGGAACCAAAACAACGATCCTCGTCACTAGTTTACCGATAGCACTCTGTTGGCTCTTTACAATCGTAGCTAATCGAGTGGAATGGTTATACGCGGCTAGATTTCTCGGTGGTGTCAGCCTGGGAAAAATATACAGCAGTTTTTCGCTTTATCTAGGCGAAATCGCAGACCCCACCATTCGCGGAGCTTTAGTCGTTTTAG CCATGGGCGGATTATCAATAGGAAATCTAATAATGGGCATCATGGGCGCATATTTAAGCTTGGAGATTTCTGCCAGCGTAGCTCTTGTCTTCTGCATTatattgatgataatttttatctggCTGCCGGAATCACCGTATCATCTCGTCAAGATAAAAGCGGAGAACAGGGCGCGAGCGTCTATACTTTGGTACCATCGTGACTGTGACGTAGAATTTGAATTGCAATCTCTAAAGAAGTTCATCGAAACGAATAATAGCCTGCCTTTCATAGATGTTGTAAAAGAGTTCAGATATACGCATATCTGGAAAGCACAGATGCTTGTATTTGTGCTCTTCGTGTACAGTCAATTGAGCGGTATGAACAATGTAATGTTCTACATGGAGACCATTTTACGAAATGCACAAGTGACCGCCATAGAACCGGCAGTGGTTGTAATCATAAGTACTGCTGCTGGGATTGTCAGTTCTATGATCTCCATGTTTCTAATCGACAAGTACGGCAGACGCATCATGATGCTGGTTGCCTGCTTCAACTCCGCCGTTTCGATGATCGGCTTGAGCACGACGTTTCAACTTCTCGACGCAGGCTACGCTGACATTCAAGGTCTACCGATCTTCTCGATGATATTCTTCCAGGTGGCCACCTTCATGGGCGTTCTTTCAATACCCACCGCAATATTGGGTGAGATCTTTCCGCCGCACATTAAATGCGTGGCTGGTTGTTTCGGCAGCATCGTGGCCGGAGTATTCGCTTTCCTCTCCACATCGACTTATCAGCCTTTGATACATCTAGTCACGGAGAAATACGTGTATTACATCTACTCCTTACTATTAATGACCGCTGTACCGTTTACAATCTTCTGCATGCCTGAGACCAAGGGCAAGAGCTTGCAGCAGATCCAGGAAGACCTGACGAAGAAAGGCTGA